DNA sequence from the Candidatus Zixiibacteriota bacterium genome:
CCTATTATCTGCTCGGTTTCGATTTGGTTCCAAGCCTGTTTACCGGATCAGCTCTGCTGGCTACTTCGGTCGGAGTTTCGATCGGCATATGGAAGGAAGCCGGTCAACTCAAGTCACGACTGGGTGAAATCTTAACAGATGTTGCTGAGCTGGATGATATCACAGGTATTATCGTGATCGCAGTTTTATTTTCGATCGTACCGCTCTTGAGGGAACAGACCTCATCAGGCACATTGCTGATGCAGGTCCTGCAGGAAAGCGGAATGATTCTGCTTAAGCTGATTTTATTCGGTGGAATCTGCCTTTTGTTCTCTATTTACCTGGAAGAACGACTGGTGCGCTTTTTCAAAAACCTGCAGGAAGAATCCGAACCGATTATCGTTATCGCCGGATTCGGTATAGTTCTGGCCTCGCTGGCCGGGCTGATGGGATTTTCTTTGGCGATTGGAGCGTTTTTTGCCGGAGCGGCTTTCGCCCGCGATCCGGAACATGTCAAAATCGATGCCTCCTTTTCATCGCTGTATTCATTTCTGAGCCCGTTTTTTTTCATCGGAATCGGTCTCAAAGTCAGTCTGATATCGGCAACCGCCGCAATCGGAGTTGGCGCCGTACTGACAGTGGCCGCGGTAATCGGCAAGATTGTCGGCACCAGCACAATAGCGATCTTCAGCGAGGGCCTGGGCGGTTCTGCTATACTGGGAATCAGCATGATTCCCCGTGCTGAAATCGCCTTGATAATTATGCAGAAGGGTCTCGCCCTGGGAAGCTGGGCAGTATCATCGAAACTGTTTTCCGCGATGGTGTTCGTCTCTGCTGTAACCTGCATAATGACTCCTCTGGTGGTGAGGGCGATGCTCAACAGATGGCCTCAAGCACGGACAGGGAAAGCAAACTCATGAGCATAATCATTAAGTTGTTGATCGGGCTGGTTGCCGGTCTGCTGATCGGAATCTTTAACTACAATTTGCTCTGGCTGACTGTCAGATATATTACCCAAAGCAATCGTCGGGTTGTGATCATGATCGTCAGCTTCTTTCTGCGTATGGCTGTAGTGTTGGGAGTTTTCTATTTACTGGCGATTCGAACAGGCTGGATTTCGGTTCTGGCCGGTTTGGTCGGGATGATTCTGATGCGTACGCTTCTGATTAAAAAGTATAGTCCGAAAAGCGAACGGCATTCTCTGTGAAAGGCGGATGAGTATGAACATCAGTCCTGATTCTATCATCTACTGGGAATGGGATTTCTTCAAGGTCAGCGCCACTATCCTGTTTACCTGGGTGGTGATGGCGATTCTGGTCCTGATTTCATTTCTGGTAACCAGGAATATCAAGAGCGGTCTCGAGATGTCGCGCTGGCAGAGTTTCCTGGAGACTCTGGTCGGCTATATTCGCAATCAGATTCGTGAGATAGTGCGCGGAGATCCCAAGATCTATCTGCCGTTTCTGGGAAGTTTGTTTATGTTCATCTCGCTTTCGAATCTTTTGGCTTTCGTGCCGGGATATCATCCCCCCACAGGCTCGATCTATACCACCGGAGCTCTGGCTTTATGTGTTTTTTTCGCGGTCCCGATATTCGGTATCGCCCGTGCCGGAGTGGGTGGATATTTGAAACATTA
Encoded proteins:
- a CDS encoding cation:proton antiporter, with translation MNNASHFMILTLVIGLVLLAVRLFGSYLRRIGLPAMVAFILLGIILRASDSHFEWMTTAGEDVFEFLAKLGLVMLLFRIGLESDIKMLFKRLRRASLIWLGNILISFAVGYATAYYLLGFDLVPSLFTGSALLATSVGVSIGIWKEAGQLKSRLGEILTDVAELDDITGIIVIAVLFSIVPLLREQTSSGTLLMQVLQESGMILLKLILFGGICLLFSIYLEERLVRFFKNLQEESEPIIVIAGFGIVLASLAGLMGFSLAIGAFFAGAAFARDPEHVKIDASFSSLYSFLSPFFFIGIGLKVSLISATAAIGVGAVLTVAAVIGKIVGTSTIAIFSEGLGGSAILGISMIPRAEIALIIMQKGLALGSWAVSSKLFSAMVFVSAVTCIMTPLVVRAMLNRWPQARTGKANS
- a CDS encoding F0F1 ATP synthase subunit A; translation: MNISPDSIIYWEWDFFKVSATILFTWVVMAILVLISFLVTRNIKSGLEMSRWQSFLETLVGYIRNQIREIVRGDPKIYLPFLGSLFMFISLSNLLAFVPGYHPPTGSIYTTGALALCVFFAVPIFGIARAGVGGYLKHYISPTPIMFPFLVISEFSRTLALAVRLFGNVLSGTMIAAILLAVAPFFVPVVMQALSLLIGQIHAYIFAVLAAVYIGSAARARSEEEHESGKEDDKDKEGRDGESDESEK